Part of the Deltaproteobacteria bacterium genome is shown below.
TGGCTTCCGCGGGGGTTCGTGGGAAAGACCCTCGACCGTCACATCCTGAGGATCGACCGGACGCGGGTGAGGATCCGAACGGGGGTGGGCGTCCGTCGGCACGCGGTCTGAAGATACTTGCCTTTTCGTCCCCCATCTTCTATCTTGCTCCTTCCGTTGCGATCGAAGCGCGACGGCCGCTCGAGAACCCGCCGGAACCGGAGGGGAGTCGACTCCCATCATCCCATGACGCGCTGGAAATCGTTCACCGTGGAGGCTCGCCGGGAGGCGATCGACGCCGTCACCCATTTCCTCTCGACCCACGGGTCGCTCGGGATGGCGTACGACGAGCAGCTGATCGGGGCCGCCGGCGACCCGGCCGACCCGGTCCCGCCGCCGCCGAGCGTCACCCGCCTCACCGCCTACTTCCCGTGGGACACCGACCTGTGGGGGCTGAAGCAGGCGTTCCTCGATTTCGTGCCCGTGCTGTCGGAGTCGTTCGGACCCGGCCCGGAGTCGTTCGTAGACGCCGCCGAGATCACCGACTCGGGTTGGGCGGAGAAGTGGAAGGAGCATTTCCACCACCGGAAGATCGGGCGGCGCATCGTGATCAAGCCGTCGTGGGAGGAGTACGCCGCGGGGGAGGGCGAGGTGGTGCTCACCGTCGACCCGGGGCAGGCGTTCGGAACAGGTACGCACGAGACCACCCGGATGTGCCTTCGGTTCGTCGAGGACGCGTTCGACATCGCCCCCCCTCCCCGCTCCGCCCTGGACGTCGGCACGGGAACCGGGATCCTCGGGATCGCCGCGGCGCGGTTGGGCGCGGAGCGGGTGCTGGCGGTCGACACGGACCCGGTGGCGGTGGCGGTGGCGGAAAAGAACGCGGCCCTGAACGGGGTGGAGCCCGTCTTCCGTTCGGAAGGAACCTCCCTCTCCGCGATCGACGGCCGGTTCGACCTGGTCCTCGCCAATCTCATCGCGGAGATCCTCGT
Proteins encoded:
- the prmA gene encoding 50S ribosomal protein L11 methyltransferase, with protein sequence MTRWKSFTVEARREAIDAVTHFLSTHGSLGMAYDEQLIGAAGDPADPVPPPPSVTRLTAYFPWDTDLWGLKQAFLDFVPVLSESFGPGPESFVDAAEITDSGWAEKWKEHFHHRKIGRRIVIKPSWEEYAAGEGEVVLTVDPGQAFGTGTHETTRMCLRFVEDAFDIAPPPRSALDVGTGTGILGIAAARLGAERVLAVDTDPVAVAVAEKNAALNGVEPVFRSEGTSLSAIDGRFDLVLANLIAEILVDVASHLVARCATGGHLVLSGILVEKSGWVAAEFERNGTALVRESTDGQWSALLLRRIA